DNA sequence from the Euwallacea fornicatus isolate EFF26 chromosome 2, ASM4011564v1, whole genome shotgun sequence genome:
GTACTTACCTAAGgccaaaaacaatattaaacaCGCACTACCTTTTTATGTAAAGTTTAGGGAaggcaaagttaaaaaaaattcattcagtGAATTAACTTTGGCACTGCTTACATTTTATACTACAATTTCAACAATTCCATTACCACAAATCATAAGACAAATCACACCTTGCATCACTATTGCCTTGGTGGAATGAACCTTCCATTTGTGAAACCCCCTTGGGTCCCTCTTAACTTCACATTAGAGGCAATTGCTACAAAGGGCCCTTAGAGAAGCCGACTCTAAGCAAGCTACATATAGTTAGAAGAGATGAATGCTTAAGCATGCCACAGTCAGATCACAGACATTTGGTCACTTAACTGATTAGGGTACAGTTTGCATATACTATTATTTTAATGcctataattaaaatacaccAACTAAACCAGGACTCAAATAGAACGATTTTCCTACtgatgaataaaaattgctttcaaGAGTAAGGACTGTTGGGATAGGAACCGGGAAACGctttataaagaaaatctgaCATTAATCAAGGTAATATAATggatttttagaaaatctaaaaacttaCCCTTTTATTCTCAGAGTTTAATCTTATGTAGTTTTCGgtaatacaatttaatttatttatgatttttacacattcatgaaatattatgaaaaataccCGTTGAAACTTCCGCTCAGTTGGGAGTTTTCTAGATTCCCTTTTGACAGCTGTCTACTTACCTTTCATGAcaagttgaacttccaaaagtTAAATCGCGCATTAAGTTCCGAGAACGCACAATTGCTATTCATCTCTTTTTTTGTCATAACTCTTGATAAGCGGGAATGGGATCAGACAATAATCGGAGCACTCCGGATGCAATAATTGATTTAGTGCCTCCTAACTTCactaacttttattttctaataaatagaaaacagcTGAAACTTGATCTTGTCAAGGATGTTTGGTTAGTTCTTGATTTGAATggagaaaataattgaaaaaatacaaaagttaaaagaataacaatgcaaaaatacgaaaaactagaaaaaatagGAGAGGGCACTTATGGGACTGTTTTTAAAGCCAAAAACCGGGAATCTCATGAAATTGTAGCCCTCAAAAGAGTGCGTCTGGACGACGATGATGAAGGAGTTCCGTCTTCAGCTCTAAGAGAAATCTGCCTTCTCAaagaattaaaacataaaaatatcgtTCGTTTATATGACGTCCTCCAtagtgataaaaaattaactttggtTTTTGAACATTGCGATCAAGACCTGAAAAAGTACTTTGACAGTTTGAATGGTGATATAGATTTAGATATAGTAAAGTCTTTTATGTATCAATTGTTACGTGGTTTGGCTTTTTGTCACAGTCATAATGTACTACACAGAGATCTCAAGCCACAAAATCTTCTTATTAACAAAAACGGAGAACTGAAATTAGCAGATTTTGGGCTTGCACGAGCCTTTGGAATTCCTGTTAAATGCTATTCAGCAGAAGTTGTAACATTGTGGTACAGGCCTCCAGATGTTTTATTTGGTGCCAAGCTTTATACTACCTCAATTGATATGTGGTCTGCAGGATGTATTTTTGCTGAACTCGCAAATGCTGGTAAATTGTGTCATTATATCTGAGTAATGTTAAGTGTAGATATAGTATAAAGCAAAATATaatgcataaaaattttagaaaaacttaaaaagataTGAACTTTCTCTGTTgtgttatatatatacatacttTCATTTATGCACAGAACTTCAGGTGGTCACACTTTGGTGCAGACATtacaaattagtaattttcCAGGCCGACCATTATTCCCAGGTTCAGATGTTGATGACCAACTGAGAAGGATATTTAAACTCTTAGGAACCCCAAGTGAAGATACGTGGCCTGGCATGTCACAGTTGCCTGACTATAAACCATTTCCAACATATCAACCCAATATGAGCTTATCTCAGGTAGGTacctaatttataaaaaatggatatttaGGGTAGTACAATtgctattatttattgttattttactCTTTTCTTCTGGTTTCAAAATTGGTTACATAAATAGCAATTCTTATCATTTGTTCAGTGTATTAACAATCTATGTCACTATTTTATACATGGAGAAATTTGACTAgtaaaagaataatttatattaaaagttttagcGATATTACATaggaaaaacaacatttaacaGAATGATTTATTTGTTATCTTTAGGTGGTCCCTAAGTTGGGGGCGAGAGGCAGAGACTTGTTGCAGCGACTCCTCGTCTGCAATCCTGTAGAAAGAATATCGGCAGACGACGCTATgcaacacacatattttaacGATCTAAATCCCGGGATAAAAAACGACCGCGGTTGAGTGTTCAGTGTAGTCTTagacaaataatatttaatagcaAAGAAATACTAGTTAACGCGTTGGCTCGTATTTTCTTTGATTATCGTCATTTTATGATATGATGTAAAGTATTCCATTGACAATAATGGTATAAGAGAGGACAAGCAGTTTGTGTTAACACCGAAAATTCAAAGTAATATTGTCATGATCTAGGCAGGAGAATGTAATGATAAAAtggtcattattttttatttgaaaaaaaaaaacgatttactgctttttttcaaattcaatttctttcaaacCTATAATGTTCAGAACTtcaaaaattctctaaaatcaATTACCAAGTCTAATAATCCCTCATATATAGTAATTTTGGTCTTGACGtgatatattattttcctaCTTACCTACTGTTAATGGTTTATGCCATAGGTTAA
Encoded proteins:
- the Cdk5 gene encoding cyclin-dependent-like kinase 5 — protein: MQKYEKLEKIGEGTYGTVFKAKNRESHEIVALKRVRLDDDDEGVPSSALREICLLKELKHKNIVRLYDVLHSDKKLTLVFEHCDQDLKKYFDSLNGDIDLDIVKSFMYQLLRGLAFCHSHNVLHRDLKPQNLLINKNGELKLADFGLARAFGIPVKCYSAEVVTLWYRPPDVLFGAKLYTTSIDMWSAGCIFAELANAGRPLFPGSDVDDQLRRIFKLLGTPSEDTWPGMSQLPDYKPFPTYQPNMSLSQVVPKLGARGRDLLQRLLVCNPVERISADDAMQHTYFNDLNPGIKNDRG